A part of Prolixibacteraceae bacterium genomic DNA contains:
- a CDS encoding sigma-70 family RNA polymerase sigma factor, whose translation MKEEIKCCNPDEVVALFYDMILGYVIKKVQDKNLAHDIVQEVMGRLMDAYHKNTKVSNMKAWLFQITRNILVDSYRSKKIVLDEFEQVEDVEDEIVENGAADFIIPMIKLLPEKYRDPLYWSDIDGVPQAEIAKRLDISLSAAKMRCQRGRKMLYEMFTQCCEIDYSEDGSFVACHLKDTCDNLLSKVSSLKK comes from the coding sequence ATGAAGGAAGAAATTAAATGTTGTAATCCTGACGAAGTCGTTGCATTATTCTATGATATGATCTTAGGGTATGTGATTAAGAAAGTACAAGATAAGAACCTTGCTCATGATATTGTGCAAGAGGTGATGGGACGATTAATGGATGCTTACCATAAAAATACTAAGGTGAGTAATATGAAAGCTTGGTTGTTTCAAATTACTCGCAATATCTTGGTTGATAGTTATCGATCAAAAAAGATTGTTTTAGATGAATTTGAACAGGTCGAAGATGTTGAGGATGAGATTGTCGAAAATGGTGCAGCTGATTTTATTATTCCTATGATAAAACTGTTACCTGAAAAATATCGTGATCCTTTATATTGGAGTGATATTGATGGTGTTCCTCAGGCTGAAATAGCTAAACGGTTAGATATTTCATTGTCTGCAGCTAAGATGAGATGTCAAAGGGGACGTAAAATGCTTTATGAGATGTTTACTCAATGTTGTGAAATAGATTATTCAGAAGATGGATCCTTTGTCGCATGTCATTTAAAAGATACTTGTGATAATTTATTAAGTAAAGTATCATCGCTCAAGAAATAA
- a CDS encoding Crp/Fnr family transcriptional regulator, protein MSDNNVRLNPEIIQKRFPILDLNLCEKIADVGSWTEIPKGQMLIQEDKYIKKFPLVLDGVLRIYRSDSDGRESLLYYLTRGEVCLMALTCCMEHFKSNVNIVAEEDTDVISVPVRYLDEWLVEYESWKVFVLRSYKSHFDGLLETIDSLAFKKMDERLLSFFVEYQKSTGKKYFQGTHGEIASSLTTSREVISRLLKALEKEGKVNLSRNRVDFLF, encoded by the coding sequence ATGTCTGATAATAATGTTAGATTGAATCCGGAGATTATCCAAAAACGTTTTCCAATACTTGATCTTAACCTATGTGAAAAGATTGCTGACGTTGGTTCTTGGACAGAGATCCCTAAAGGACAGATGCTTATACAAGAGGATAAATATATAAAGAAGTTTCCTTTGGTCTTAGATGGAGTTCTTCGGATATACAGGTCTGATTCAGATGGGAGAGAATCCTTGTTGTATTATCTTACCCGTGGGGAAGTTTGTTTGATGGCTCTTACATGTTGTATGGAGCATTTCAAATCTAATGTTAACATCGTTGCTGAAGAAGATACAGATGTGATAAGTGTGCCTGTGAGATATCTTGATGAATGGTTAGTTGAATATGAATCATGGAAGGTTTTTGTTTTAAGATCATACAAATCACATTTTGATGGTTTGTTAGAGACGATTGATAGTCTTGCTTTCAAGAAGATGGATGAGCGTTTGTTGTCGTTCTTTGTTGAATATCAAAAGTCTACAGGGAAAAAATATTTTCAAGGAACTCATGGTGAAATTGCAAGCTCACTAACTACTTCAAGAGAAGTTATTTCTCGATTATTAAAAGCATTGGAAAAAGAAGGGAAAGTTAACTTATCAAGAAATCGTGTCGATTTTCTGTTTTAA
- a CDS encoding IS1380 family transposase gives MIKDFNSNVTPFGGIYLIHDLLISNGIIQFINEQLVDRGPKCIYKFSDLLLPRIYTTFCGGSATEDINYLRDNTLNNLRSISIPSADTILRGDVELSTPCEIIEGKTTIKGQKINVNTLMNKFLLASAIKFKQLDPNASDLIYDFDHQFIPTQKSDAEYSYKKTEGYFPGVATIGNIPVYIEGRNGNCHVKTAQLETHKRALELLASKGVKLRYARMDCGSYIKEVTDYFHQEGILFSIRASHSNVLLSKASKTDNWSCCEINNQAYEVNSFKYEFGQYTHRIIAYRKPNKSNQMSLITNDAKSYQFIVTNDWDITEEQAIIFYNQRGASEKVFDIQNNDFNWKSMPHSNLEENTVYLIIMAVAHILYRYIISKFADLVDGLKTTSRLKAFIFRFVTVAAKITKSGRRVIVHLATNNKKLIKSTKAG, from the coding sequence ATGATCAAAGATTTTAATTCAAATGTGACTCCATTTGGTGGGATATATTTAATTCATGATTTGCTAATTTCAAACGGCATTATTCAATTTATTAATGAGCAATTAGTAGACCGAGGTCCAAAGTGTATCTATAAGTTCTCTGATTTGTTATTACCACGCATATATACTACTTTTTGTGGAGGTAGTGCTACGGAAGATATTAACTATCTTCGGGATAATACATTGAATAACTTGAGATCAATTTCTATCCCTTCTGCTGATACCATTCTAAGAGGAGATGTGGAGCTTTCTACTCCATGTGAGATTATCGAAGGAAAGACTACAATTAAAGGCCAAAAGATAAATGTTAACACACTAATGAATAAATTCTTGTTGGCTAGTGCTATTAAGTTTAAACAGTTAGATCCTAATGCTTCTGATCTTATCTATGATTTTGATCACCAGTTTATTCCCACTCAAAAGAGTGATGCAGAATATAGCTATAAGAAGACAGAAGGATACTTCCCAGGAGTCGCAACCATAGGTAACATTCCTGTATATATTGAAGGACGAAATGGAAATTGTCATGTTAAAACGGCTCAATTAGAGACCCATAAACGAGCATTAGAGTTGTTGGCATCCAAAGGTGTAAAATTACGATATGCAAGAATGGACTGTGGTTCATATATCAAAGAGGTTACAGACTACTTTCATCAAGAGGGTATTCTATTTTCGATTAGAGCCTCTCACTCTAACGTATTACTATCAAAAGCATCAAAAACAGATAATTGGTCTTGTTGTGAGATAAATAATCAAGCATATGAAGTCAATAGCTTCAAATATGAATTTGGTCAATATACACATAGAATCATCGCATACCGAAAACCCAATAAGTCCAATCAAATGTCATTGATAACCAATGATGCGAAGAGTTATCAGTTTATAGTAACCAATGATTGGGATATTACAGAAGAACAAGCTATTATATTCTATAATCAACGAGGAGCTAGCGAGAAGGTTTTTGACATTCAGAACAATGATTTTAATTGGAAATCAATGCCTCACAGCAACTTAGAAGAGAACACTGTTTACTTGATAATAATGGCTGTAGCACACATTCTATATCGATACATAATATCAAAGTTTGCTGATTTAGTCGACGGGTTAAAGACAACAAGTAGACTCAAAGCATTTATATTTCGCTTTGTTACGGTGGCAGCTAAGATTACCAAAAGTGGGCGAAGAGTGATTGTTCATTTAGCAACAAACAATAAGAAACTAATTAAATCTACAAAGGCTGGATAG
- a CDS encoding IS66 family transposase, translated as MNKVDRLEKENKALKEQVQSLLAKLDIVMSEVRALSEENAMLHAKIKTLEDQLSRSKKNSGNSSFPPSRDLSTVKKNQSLRKKSNKKSGGQLGHKGMTLFQDATPTDIESHHPLAKCSCGNRLNPEDARLLCKRQVFDIPPVIEPICIEHRLYENRCSCGQIHKGAMPSNVNAPVQYGPNIRSLILSLHIEHYIPLNRISSLVEELTSYKIGDGTIDNILKHAEKVFTPLYESLRQSIEDANIVGSDETGCKIDGSKGWMWVWQNYELTFITAHRSRGYKVVEENFKDGFTNATLVSDCYASQLKTPAKHYQLCLAHLQRELIYIKQQTNNRWAQDILDLFSEAMKLKREAEEKDFPLDKEASFKTKLLELLNIDINDDQLDEIRTLRQRLIKKIDSVFTFLNHYEVPFDNNASERAMRNIKVKQNVSKGYRTEEGAQRYAMLRSITDTLKKQGKSVLNMIAYWLSCNNVNLSWE; from the coding sequence ATGAATAAAGTTGATCGTTTAGAAAAAGAAAACAAGGCATTAAAAGAGCAAGTACAATCTTTACTGGCAAAATTAGACATTGTTATGTCGGAGGTAAGAGCTTTGTCAGAAGAAAATGCGATGCTTCATGCTAAGATTAAGACTCTTGAAGATCAACTATCACGTAGCAAGAAAAATAGTGGTAATAGCAGTTTTCCTCCATCTAGAGATTTATCAACAGTAAAGAAGAACCAATCTCTTCGCAAGAAATCTAATAAAAAATCAGGAGGTCAACTTGGTCATAAAGGCATGACTTTATTTCAAGATGCCACACCGACCGATATCGAATCTCATCATCCTTTAGCTAAGTGTAGTTGTGGAAATAGACTGAATCCTGAGGATGCTAGGTTGCTATGCAAGCGTCAAGTTTTTGATATCCCCCCTGTTATTGAACCTATATGTATTGAGCATCGTCTTTATGAGAATAGATGCAGTTGTGGACAAATCCATAAAGGAGCTATGCCATCCAATGTTAATGCACCAGTTCAATATGGTCCCAACATACGTTCGCTAATTCTTAGTCTGCATATAGAGCACTATATCCCTTTAAATCGTATTAGTTCGCTAGTAGAAGAGCTGACTTCCTATAAAATAGGAGATGGAACTATTGACAATATTTTAAAACATGCAGAAAAGGTATTCACTCCCCTATATGAATCTCTACGTCAATCTATTGAAGATGCCAATATAGTTGGATCTGATGAAACAGGTTGTAAAATAGATGGCAGTAAAGGATGGATGTGGGTTTGGCAAAATTATGAACTAACTTTTATCACAGCACATAGATCTAGAGGGTATAAAGTTGTGGAAGAAAATTTCAAAGATGGATTTACTAATGCTACTTTAGTAAGTGACTGCTATGCTTCTCAACTAAAGACCCCTGCCAAACATTATCAACTATGTCTAGCTCATTTACAACGCGAATTAATCTACATAAAGCAACAGACCAATAATAGATGGGCACAAGATATATTAGATCTCTTTTCAGAAGCCATGAAATTAAAACGGGAAGCTGAAGAAAAAGATTTCCCACTAGATAAGGAAGCATCATTTAAGACCAAATTATTAGAACTTCTGAATATCGACATAAATGACGATCAGCTCGATGAAATCAGAACATTACGACAACGATTAATAAAGAAAATCGATAGTGTGTTTACTTTCTTAAATCATTATGAAGTACCGTTTGATAATAATGCTTCGGAAAGAGCAATGCGTAACATCAAGGTAAAACAGAATGTGTCTAAGGGATATCGCACAGAAGAAGGGGCGCAGAGGTATGCCATGTTGCGATCTATAACCGACACATTAAAGAAACAAGGAAAGAGTGTTCTGAACATGATCGCATATTGGCTATCATGCAATAATGTTAACTTAAGCTGGGAATAG
- a CDS encoding permease, with translation MQDKLIALVKSFFFDVLNIDTTPFMESLTKSFGNFIFITLELFILFVVITALIEFIMMHVSQTKLQRLFKGKGLLGNIAGAIFGAVTPFCACSTIPMTVGFLNANLPFGSVMSFLISSPLLNPIIVAMLGATVGVKNAAVYFILAFTLSVMFGYLLEKSGLSKYVRSVKVSGGSDNIVDGIDKRRSLSLGTKVRLSLDAGVNSLKPILGYLFIGVAIGATIYGYLPEGDTIAKYAGGDNIWAVPLAAIVGIPLYIRAETAIPIAMSLITKGVGMGTAISLIIGGAGMAIPEMTMLAKIFKPKLLIIFVAVIFLVAVISGYVFNVIV, from the coding sequence ATGCAAGATAAATTAATAGCATTAGTAAAGAGTTTCTTTTTTGACGTATTAAATATAGATACTACTCCATTTATGGAGAGTTTGACAAAATCATTTGGGAATTTCATTTTTATTACCCTTGAACTGTTTATCCTTTTTGTTGTGATTACAGCTTTGATAGAGTTTATCATGATGCATGTATCGCAAACCAAGTTACAAAGATTATTTAAAGGTAAAGGACTTTTGGGGAATATCGCAGGAGCAATATTTGGTGCTGTAACACCTTTCTGTGCATGTTCAACAATACCTATGACTGTAGGTTTTTTGAATGCAAATCTTCCATTTGGGTCCGTAATGTCATTCCTTATTTCATCTCCACTGCTTAATCCAATAATTGTAGCAATGTTGGGAGCCACTGTTGGAGTGAAGAATGCTGCGGTATACTTTATCTTAGCTTTTACATTAAGTGTCATGTTCGGATACTTATTGGAAAAGAGTGGTTTGTCGAAATATGTTAGATCCGTAAAAGTGTCTGGCGGAAGTGACAATATTGTAGATGGAATTGATAAAAGAAGATCACTTTCGTTAGGGACGAAGGTTCGTTTATCATTAGATGCAGGAGTTAATTCATTGAAACCAATATTAGGATATTTATTTATTGGTGTAGCGATTGGTGCTACTATTTATGGTTATCTTCCTGAAGGGGATACCATTGCAAAATATGCTGGAGGAGATAATATTTGGGCCGTACCCCTTGCTGCAATTGTTGGAATCCCACTCTATATTAGAGCAGAAACAGCTATTCCTATTGCAATGTCTTTGATTACAAAAGGGGTTGGAATGGGAACAGCGATATCGTTGATTATTGGAGGTGCAGGTATGGCAATTCCAGAAATGACGATGTTAGCGAAAATATTTAAGCCTAAATTATTAATCATCTTTGTTGCTGTAATTTTTTTGGTGGCAGTGATTTCAGGGTATGTTTTTAATGTAATTGTATAA
- a CDS encoding DUF4981 domain-containing protein, with translation MNKCCWIIGMIALFCGQVCHAKERYDWENPEFISENKEVPHASFIPYKSKTPSSWYEDKYESKLVKSLNGEWSFHYVDRPSDRPKTFFEEGYDISSWKKIQVPGNWEMQGFGTAIYTDVAYPFPANPPYIPHDYNPVGSYKRSFVLPTTWRGKDIFIHFGGVKSACYVWINGNKVGYSQGSKTPAEFNITSYVRKGENHVSVEVYRYSDGAYLEDQDYWKVSGMERDVFLVAREKEHIRDFSFVSKLDDVYEKGVFCADFYWNRALSKKHLLSVSIESLDGQKVWSKTIKVSQRDSVSHVETVLPKVKCWTAETPHLYKVIVKDEKENGSVNETFAQNIGFRNVEIKHGTLRVNNVPITLKGVNRHEHDPVTCRTITVESIRKDIMLMKKHNINAIRCSHYPNREEFYDLCDYYGMYVVDEANIESHGMGYDKDKTLAMKPEWAKAHMDRTQRMFYRDRNHSSIIIWSLGNEAGFGPNFEATYRWLKKHDDGRPVQYEQSHYNEFTDIVVPMYARPYHLKAHVNHLRKRPYIMCEYAHAMGNSVGNLQDYWDLIYKYDQLQGGFIWDWVDQTIALKDSLNNAYWGYGGDLGFVGVPNDSNFCANGLVGADRSLHPHIHEVKKVYQNIHFEPVALSTNRFRIHNRFDFIGTEPFDIKWVLEGNGEKVLEGTLDPLNIKPHHTREVVIDYATFTPSKGVHYFIKFSAYTNKESRLVPKGYCVSEEQFELPIYLHPELTLVDERPLGVQVNGEEIHISNNKYQWSFNASDGRWLSWHTDNKLILENGYHPNFWRPVTDNDKGNGLPQRCKKWKGAGDSLVFKSFKYQKRGEAYEVLTTYRLKHHHTEYVLKYNLYPYGDCDISVALIAKDKDMPEIPRLGGYILMDKRYCQKDWFGRGPWESYADRKTSAFFGRYHTDVYSDFHRYVRPQETGNKSDLFWFSLTDMKGDGVMMLSKERRMNSSAWPFHMDALMEDPSGVFKHGGSIALGDDIWWNIDYLQMGVGGDNTWGAYTHSEYSIPYRDYSYSFTLRPVSGALDNLSKIVYSK, from the coding sequence ATGAATAAGTGTTGCTGGATAATTGGTATGATAGCATTATTTTGTGGACAGGTTTGTCATGCAAAAGAGCGTTATGATTGGGAGAATCCTGAGTTTATTTCAGAGAATAAAGAGGTGCCTCATGCATCTTTTATTCCTTACAAGAGTAAGACTCCTTCTTCTTGGTATGAGGATAAATATGAAAGTAAGTTGGTTAAGTCTTTGAATGGTGAGTGGTCATTTCACTATGTGGATAGGCCATCTGATAGACCAAAGACATTTTTTGAGGAGGGATATGATATTTCTTCATGGAAAAAAATTCAGGTCCCAGGCAATTGGGAAATGCAAGGGTTCGGCACTGCGATTTATACAGATGTGGCTTATCCATTTCCAGCAAATCCACCTTATATCCCTCATGACTATAATCCCGTAGGCTCTTACAAAAGATCTTTTGTTTTACCCACAACATGGCGAGGTAAAGATATTTTTATCCATTTTGGAGGGGTGAAATCTGCATGCTATGTATGGATTAATGGCAATAAAGTTGGTTATAGCCAGGGAAGTAAGACTCCCGCAGAATTCAATATTACTTCTTATGTCAGAAAAGGAGAGAATCATGTAAGTGTTGAAGTGTATCGATACAGTGATGGGGCTTATCTGGAAGACCAAGATTATTGGAAAGTAAGTGGAATGGAACGAGACGTATTTCTTGTGGCAAGAGAGAAGGAGCATATTCGTGATTTTAGCTTTGTGTCAAAGCTAGATGATGTATATGAGAAGGGGGTGTTTTGTGCAGATTTTTATTGGAATAGAGCCTTGTCAAAGAAACATTTGTTGTCTGTGAGCATTGAAAGTTTAGATGGTCAAAAGGTTTGGTCTAAAACGATTAAAGTGTCTCAACGAGATTCTGTTTCTCACGTGGAGACTGTGCTTCCGAAGGTGAAATGTTGGACTGCAGAGACCCCTCATCTCTATAAGGTTATTGTAAAAGATGAAAAAGAGAATGGAAGTGTGAATGAAACATTTGCACAGAATATTGGGTTTAGAAATGTTGAAATCAAACATGGGACATTAAGAGTGAATAATGTACCGATTACTCTAAAAGGTGTTAATCGTCATGAGCACGATCCTGTTACATGTCGTACCATAACTGTGGAGAGCATAAGAAAAGATATCATGCTAATGAAGAAGCATAATATCAATGCAATACGCTGTTCACATTATCCTAATAGAGAAGAATTTTATGACTTATGTGATTACTATGGAATGTATGTGGTCGATGAAGCAAATATCGAATCTCATGGCATGGGGTATGATAAAGACAAAACATTAGCAATGAAACCAGAATGGGCAAAAGCACATATGGATAGAACGCAACGAATGTTCTATAGAGATCGTAATCATAGTTCAATTATTATTTGGTCTTTAGGGAATGAGGCCGGTTTTGGTCCAAACTTTGAGGCTACATATCGTTGGTTGAAAAAACATGATGATGGTCGTCCTGTTCAATATGAGCAGAGTCATTATAACGAGTTTACTGATATCGTGGTCCCTATGTATGCTAGGCCTTATCATTTGAAGGCTCATGTTAATCATCTCCGTAAACGACCTTATATCATGTGTGAATATGCTCATGCGATGGGTAATAGTGTTGGAAATTTACAAGATTATTGGGATTTGATATATAAATATGATCAACTTCAAGGTGGCTTTATTTGGGACTGGGTCGATCAAACTATTGCTTTGAAAGATTCATTAAATAATGCCTATTGGGGGTATGGTGGCGATCTAGGCTTTGTAGGAGTTCCGAATGATTCTAACTTTTGTGCTAATGGATTGGTTGGGGCAGATCGCTCTCTTCACCCTCATATTCATGAAGTAAAAAAGGTTTATCAGAATATCCATTTTGAGCCCGTAGCCTTATCAACAAATCGTTTTAGAATTCATAATCGTTTTGATTTTATTGGAACCGAACCTTTTGATATTAAATGGGTTCTTGAAGGTAATGGAGAGAAAGTATTAGAGGGAACTTTAGACCCACTAAATATAAAACCTCATCACACTAGAGAGGTTGTTATTGACTATGCTACATTTACACCATCTAAGGGAGTTCATTATTTTATCAAATTTTCTGCTTATACGAATAAAGAAAGTCGGTTGGTACCTAAGGGCTATTGTGTCTCAGAAGAGCAGTTTGAATTACCAATTTATCTTCACCCTGAGTTAACCCTAGTGGATGAAAGGCCACTAGGAGTTCAAGTAAATGGTGAAGAGATTCATATATCTAATAATAAATACCAATGGTCTTTTAATGCTTCGGATGGTCGATGGCTTTCTTGGCATACGGACAATAAGTTGATTCTGGAGAATGGTTATCATCCCAACTTTTGGAGACCCGTTACAGATAATGATAAAGGAAATGGGTTACCACAAAGGTGTAAGAAGTGGAAAGGTGCAGGGGATTCCCTCGTATTCAAATCTTTCAAATATCAAAAGCGTGGAGAGGCTTATGAAGTTTTAACGACTTATCGGTTGAAGCATCATCACACAGAATATGTGTTGAAGTATAATCTCTATCCTTATGGTGATTGTGATATCTCGGTAGCATTGATCGCTAAAGACAAAGATATGCCAGAGATCCCACGATTGGGCGGATATATATTAATGGATAAACGTTATTGCCAAAAAGATTGGTTTGGTCGTGGTCCTTGGGAGAGCTATGCAGATCGTAAGACGAGTGCTTTTTTTGGTAGATATCATACTGATGTGTATTCAGACTTTCATCGATATGTTCGACCACAGGAAACTGGAAATAAGTCGGATCTTTTTTGGTTCTCTTTGACTGATATGAAGGGAGATGGTGTCATGATGCTTTCAAAAGAGCGTAGAATGAATTCTTCTGCTTGGCCATTTCATATGGATGCATTGATGGAGGATCCTAGTGGTGTTTTTAAACATGGAGGATCTATTGCATTGGGAGATGATATTTGGTGGAATATTGATTATTTGCAGATGGGAGTTGGAGGAGATAATACTTGGGGGGCTTATACCCATTCGGAATATTCGATCCCTTATCGTGATTATTCATACTCTTTTACGTTAAGACCCGTAAGTGGAGCATTAGATAACTTATCGAAAATCGTTTATTCTAAGTAA
- a CDS encoding 4Fe-4S binding protein, with translation MFKKLYSNKYFPLVLQIVSLVVFIVILSLGIGITTDNVKFAKILRNTNLGTLVVWSYWWPLIVVTAVFLGRHWCTICPIELITHSISFLSLKKRVPNWLKNGWGITALYACILLIGIETLSIHRVPNGMAFYLLTLVALAVIATIIFDKRSFCSYLCPVGNLLGLYSLFSKWGIRVKDSSKCSKCKEMTCVSKDNRNKFLERSCTSNIHPKNLDIQSRACIMCTQCIKSCSHNNVSLQKVDRVYNSTTSSRIKGAEVGMIVLLTGFISYEILSSWSLSNQMLHFLPNYFINEFGMIGKVAKLFNTLFVFVLMPVCFYAVLSSIIYFIEDKHHSIISILKRSALYILPMIAFGHVFKAMLKTTSRLPYWKYALDKPFGIINAQKILEGEVHLTHMSWISPLVIFLGVSGLLFAYRLSVKKILKDLDIMSHSRLVYIIILTIYLLFILSGPISSLF, from the coding sequence ATGTTTAAAAAATTATATAGCAATAAATACTTTCCATTGGTTCTTCAAATCGTTTCGCTGGTTGTATTTATTGTCATTTTATCCTTAGGTATTGGTATAACAACAGATAACGTTAAGTTTGCAAAGATTTTAAGGAATACAAACTTAGGTACGCTTGTTGTTTGGTCATATTGGTGGCCTCTGATTGTAGTAACTGCAGTATTTTTAGGTCGACACTGGTGTACAATATGTCCTATAGAGCTTATAACTCATAGTATATCATTTTTAAGTTTGAAAAAAAGAGTCCCAAATTGGTTGAAAAATGGTTGGGGTATTACTGCCCTATATGCATGTATATTATTAATCGGTATAGAAACTCTGAGTATACATAGAGTTCCTAATGGCATGGCTTTTTATTTGTTGACTTTAGTCGCATTAGCAGTTATTGCAACGATCATTTTTGACAAACGTTCCTTTTGTTCTTATTTATGTCCCGTAGGGAATTTATTAGGGTTATATTCTTTGTTTTCTAAGTGGGGGATAAGAGTGAAAGATAGTTCAAAATGTTCTAAGTGCAAGGAGATGACATGTGTGTCAAAAGATAATAGAAATAAATTTTTAGAACGTTCATGTACATCTAATATACATCCGAAAAATCTTGATATCCAATCTAGGGCATGTATTATGTGTACTCAGTGTATAAAATCTTGTAGTCATAACAATGTTTCTTTACAAAAGGTAGATAGAGTGTATAATAGCACTACTTCTTCAAGAATAAAAGGTGCTGAGGTAGGTATGATTGTTCTATTAACAGGTTTTATTAGCTATGAGATTTTATCTTCTTGGAGTTTAAGTAATCAAATGTTACATTTCTTACCGAACTATTTCATTAATGAATTTGGAATGATAGGAAAAGTAGCAAAGTTATTTAATACATTATTTGTTTTTGTTTTAATGCCGGTATGCTTTTATGCTGTTTTAAGTTCGATTATATATTTTATTGAGGATAAACATCACTCTATCATTTCAATTTTAAAACGTTCTGCGTTATATATTCTTCCAATGATTGCATTTGGACATGTTTTTAAAGCGATGCTTAAAACGACTTCTAGATTGCCATATTGGAAATATGCATTAGATAAACCATTTGGTATTATAAATGCACAAAAAATTCTGGAAGGAGAAGTTCATCTTACTCATATGTCATGGATTTCACCTCTAGTTATTTTTTTAGGAGTATCAGGATTGTTATTTGCGTATCGATTATCAGTAAAGAAAATCTTGAAGGATTTGGATATAATGTCTCACTCAAGACTGGTCTACATAATAATATTAACAATATACTTATTGTTTATACTATCAGGGCCTATATCATCATTGTTTTAA
- a CDS encoding RagB/SusD family nutrient uptake outer membrane protein, which produces MKKVLYLALIVNLLLSSCSDSFLEQTSPNNITTSEFWKSEKDVKQAMVACYSDVSAQSWLWGELYMALFNYKGDDVDLIGGSIQYGYLSTLNSFQATSDNSVASYVWKLRYRALRNVNNVITNLPNVPSGQISDEKRAEFMSEAHFLRGLLHFDLLINFKQIIIRDQVVTLDNVFKALSSREDAWDFVIKEFKAASTHLPKAWDDKNVGRATKGAAWGYLGKAYLFRKNYTEAIKAFEEVKKLGYDLTENYEGMFNGTNENSKESLFEVQYTSSESGGMTYYASSATFMGISEINGWNMIAPSEFLISEYEKERTVENKLDKRLLATICYNDPDGESMLFGKTWKSYFEDGVTPKRMFKKYIDGLSEIISNKSGVNLPMLRYADVLLMYAEALNESGGDATEILKALNKVRGRAGLKDFEKTDQTSLRLEIRHQRFLEFPMESIRFQDLVRYGDVKQTLVDNQHPYASNYTDDQAYYDVPAVESAQNNLID; this is translated from the coding sequence ATGAAAAAGGTATTATATTTAGCACTCATCGTTAATTTATTGCTATCAAGTTGCTCTGATTCATTTTTGGAGCAGACCTCTCCAAATAATATAACGACAAGTGAATTTTGGAAGAGTGAAAAAGATGTAAAACAAGCGATGGTGGCTTGTTATTCTGATGTGTCCGCACAAAGCTGGCTGTGGGGTGAGTTATATATGGCATTGTTCAATTATAAAGGTGATGATGTGGATTTGATAGGAGGATCTATTCAATATGGTTATCTTTCTACATTGAATTCTTTTCAAGCAACAAGTGATAATTCTGTGGCCAGTTATGTCTGGAAATTAAGATATAGAGCTTTACGAAATGTCAATAATGTGATCACAAATCTTCCCAATGTGCCTTCGGGTCAGATATCGGATGAAAAGAGAGCTGAATTCATGAGTGAAGCTCACTTTCTAAGAGGATTGCTTCATTTTGACTTATTAATTAATTTCAAGCAAATTATTATTCGTGACCAGGTGGTAACTCTTGATAATGTATTTAAAGCGTTATCATCACGAGAGGATGCTTGGGATTTTGTGATAAAAGAATTTAAGGCAGCATCTACCCACTTACCAAAAGCATGGGATGACAAGAATGTTGGACGCGCTACCAAAGGTGCTGCTTGGGGGTATTTAGGGAAGGCGTATTTATTTAGAAAGAACTACACCGAAGCGATAAAAGCTTTTGAAGAGGTGAAGAAGCTAGGTTATGATTTGACTGAAAATTATGAGGGGATGTTTAATGGAACCAATGAAAACTCTAAAGAGTCGTTATTTGAAGTACAATATACTTCCAGTGAATCAGGAGGTATGACCTACTATGCATCTAGTGCCACCTTTATGGGAATTAGTGAAATTAATGGCTGGAATATGATTGCTCCTAGTGAATTTCTTATTTCAGAATATGAGAAGGAGCGTACTGTAGAAAATAAGTTGGATAAGCGACTTTTGGCTACGATTTGTTACAACGATCCAGATGGGGAAAGTATGTTGTTTGGAAAAACGTGGAAGTCTTATTTTGAGGATGGTGTAACCCCTAAAAGGATGTTTAAGAAGTATATTGATGGTTTGTCTGAGATTATTTCGAATAAGTCAGGTGTAAATCTTCCGATGTTGAGATATGCAGATGTTTTATTAATGTATGCTGAGGCTTTAAATGAGAGCGGAGGTGATGCAACCGAAATTCTAAAGGCACTAAACAAAGTAAGGGGTCGTGCTGGATTAAAAGATTTTGAAAAAACGGATCAAACAAGCCTGCGATTAGAAATTAGACACCAGAGATTCTTAGAGTTCCCTATGGAATCCATACGTTTCCAAGATTTGGTGAGATATGGAGATGTGAAGCAAACTTTGGTTGATAATCAGCATCCATACGCTTCAAATTATACAGATGATCAGGCTTATTATGACGTTCCTGCCGTTGAATCTGCTCAGAATAATCTTATAGATTAA